TGCAGCTATCAAAAGAAAAATCGGACGGCGTGTCTCGTCCTTCATTTCAGGATATTCTTCCAGGACTTCTTTTGAGGGCTGTGGTTCTGATATTTTTGTAATGCGGAATCCTGCGTCAATTATAGTATTGATATGAGTTTCCAGCGTTCTGTGATACTTGATAACATCATTATCGAGAAACCTTGCTACCCGTTGACCTTCATTCTGATAGCCATCCACAGGCCAGTGTAATCTATTGCCGTTTTCGTCATAATACCAGTCCTGTGAAGCCAGCGAGGTAAAAACCGGGTGTTCTGCAGAAAATACAAATGAACCACCAGGTTTAAGTGCATGATTAACTTTTTTGCAGACTGCAGCAAAGTCTTCCACATAATGAAAAGCAAGGGAGCTGATCACCACATCAAACTGTTCGGCGGCGAAATCAATATCCTCTATAGCAAGCTGAAGATATTCAATTGCAGCATCATCAGAACTTTCTTTTGCGCGTTTTAACATGTTTTCAGAAAGATCGACGCCAATTACAGATTGTGCGTGCTGCTCACGTGCATACCGGCAGTGCCAGCCAAATCCACAACCTAAATCAAGGATTTTTTTATCTTTCAACTCAGGAAGAAGTGCCTTAAAGACCTGCCATTCTCCGGCAGCATTCAGACCTCCGGTAGAACGGGGCATCTGGCTGTAATTATCAAAAAAATCCGGGTCGTCGTATTTGTTTTGTTTCATAAGCAGACAAATTTACGTTTTTAGACCGGGAAAATTATTCCAAAAAACCCGGCCGTTTGGGGCCAGGCATTTCATAAGCAGAGGTTTATAAAATTTAGCTGGTCTGTTTCAGAGATAATTCAAGGACAATTCCCCCGGGAAAGTTATTAGCCCATACCGGATCTTTAGTTAGTTCTTTAATCTCATAATTCAGCAGGTTGGCAAGAAAAGATATCTCTTCGGCGCTGTATATATGATCTATTACCACATATTCCATGGTATAAAAGATATCATGAAGTTCTATAAATACCTTGCCTTTATTACTTAGTAATGGTCTGATATTCTGCAGCAACTCATAAACGGCCTGCATTGGTAAAGTACTTAGTCCACTATATAAACAGGCTACACAGTCAAATTTAACCGGATGTGCTGCAATTGATCCCGGGAGATCCCCGACTATGTACTGCTCCGGGTTTAGAAAACCTTCTGCCACAGCCAACTGCTTCATTTCTAAACTTGAATCTACAGCCCAGACATCCATAGTTCCCTTTTGAATAGCCGCTATACTATGATAAGACTGTCCGGCAAACAGTTCGATAAATGATTGGCACGGTTGCTCAGGCTGATAAGTATTTAATAAAAGTTCCAGCTGTGCTTTAAAATCTCTGTTGTTGGTTACTGCAGCATATGAGCTGGCAAATTCTTTATATAATTTATTTCTCATTGCTATCAGTCATTTAAGTTTTTGTCTCCGACAGATAATTCCAGTATGATGGCGTTACTGAAAAGGGCTTTCCATGCCGAAATATCGGTAAGTATCCTGGCCTGGAAGCCATGCAGGCTGGCAAGAAAGATGATGTGCTCAGCGCAATAGATATGGTCGTATGATGTAAATTCAATAGTGTCAGTTCTTTGTGATGATTTAATCAGAAATTGTACAGGTACCTCTGCTCTGTAGTTATAAGGGTTCCATTTGATTTTGCCGCTTGGCCATGCATATTCAATGTGTTCACCTCTTGAGTTTTTAAGTTCAGTATAATGAATTTTTGGATCTGAAAGATATTCTGTCATCAGGAAAATATCATGCATTTCGACAAACAATTTGCCGTTGTCATTTAATTTTTGTCTGCAATTTTTAAGCAGGTGATATACACCTTCCATATTGAGAATACTAAGACCGTTGTATAAGCAGGTAATACAATCGAATTTGGTTAAGCCCGCAGTATCCAGAATGGCCTCCGGAAGATCATTTACTATATATTGAGCAGGATTTTGGAAACCTTCAGCTATGGCCAGCTGTTTCATTTCAGCGCTTGAATCTATTGCCCATACGTCAATATCATTTTTTTTTAAGGCCTCTATGCTATGTAATGATTGACCGGCAAAAAGCTCGAGAAAAGACCTGCAGGGATTATTTGAATCGTAAGTGTCAAGAATAAGTTCTAACTGTGCTTTGAAATCTCTATCATTTGTTACATCTGCATAATAGCTTGCAAATTCTTTATATAGTTTATTTTTCATATAGTTTATTGATTTTGATACTTCTCCCGGCTAATTCTTATTAGAATGGCAATTTAATCCGGATTCGCTCATTTTTTTAGGGTCATATGTCCCTAAATCCGGAGAGGAGAACAGCAATTATTCTATAATACCAAAAATGCAACAGCAGGTTAAGCAAGAGTTGACTGTACATTATGATTAGATTAATTTGTAAAATACAGTATACAAATACTAAACGTTTGTATACTTTTATTGAAGCAATAAAGCTATCTTAATCTATCTTTAATTAAAACATTCCTCTTATGAAGAAATCGAACCAAATTCAAATTTCATTATTGTTGATTTTCTGTACTCTGGCTACATGGTATGGTTGTAAAGCTATAGGTGCCGAAGGAGCAGGCCCCGGCAATACTACAACACAATCGGGAAAAACCAAAAAGGTGCTCTTTATCGGTATCGACGGATTAGTCTGGAGAACTATCACAACTGTAAATGCGCCGGTTTTAAAGGGTCTGATGGATAATTCCTGGACAAGTACCAATGCACTGGCAGAGATTCCAACCTGGAGTTCCAATGGCTGGTCGGCTTTACTGACAGGTACAGGAGTAGCAAAACACAAAGCATCAGATAATTCGTTCAGTAATGCAGACTTTAAAAACTACCCGTCCTTTTTTCATGTAATTAAAGCAGGATTGCCAGACGCCAGGACAGGTTCTTTTGTCACCTGGGCACCTATAAATGATAAGATTATAGCTCAGGAAGATGCAACGTTCCGTAATTCTACAGGAAGTGATGATGCAACAGAAAAAGGATTGATCAAAGAGATCAGTACCAATAACCCTGATGTCTTATTTGTCCAGTTTGATGATGTGGATCATGCCGGACACGCAGAAAACTTTAAGCCAACAACACCAAGCTATGTTGCGGCTGTGAAAATTGTAGATCAGCGTGTAAGCAGGGTGCTGGAAGCTGTTAAGGCAAGACCTGCCTATAAAGACGAAGACTGGCTTATTGTTGTTGCTGCGGATCATGGCGGGGATAATTCACATGGCGGCCCCAGTTATCTGGAGCAGAACTCATTTATCATATTGAATAACGCTGCGATTGCGCCAAAACTTGTAGAAGGAGAACCAGTTTCAGTAGTAGAAACCAAACCAAATACTGTGACAGCAGTGAACCTGCAAAAGGATGTATACGGAGAATTTCCAGCTTTACCTGCTCTGGATCTGAGTAGTACAGGTAGCTTTACTCTGGAATTCAGTGTCAGAGCATTATCTGCTGTCAGTGATCCGGTGATCATTGGTAATAAAAACTGGAATAGCGGATATAATAAGGGGATTATTATATCCAGCAATAAAGGAAAAATCAGAGCTAATTTTGGTGAAGGCACTTCGAACAGACTTGATGTTGACGGGATTGACCTTACTGATCAGAACTGGCATCATGTAGCTGTGGTCGTTAACCGGACCACCAAAAAGGTGATTCTATACGATGGTGGAATACAGATGGCAGAAGGAGATATTTCTAAAGTTGGAGACCTGCAAAGTGGTTTAACATTTAAAATGGGGCAGGATGGTACCGGAAAATACAGCGCTGCATTTACTGGTAATATTGCAGATCTGAGAATTTTTAAAGCTGCCTTGCCTGCAAATACAATCAGTACTTATGCATTTGCGGATATTGATAATCATCATCCTAATCAGAACGATCTGGTATTGAATACTAAAGGTAATGACGGCAGCGGTTCGATTTACGCCGGTAATGGTACCCCGGATGTCAGTATTAAAAGCAATAATGGCGTTACTGTAAGCTGGAGTAATATTACAGCAGCTGTTTTTGTGAAAAAGACTACGGATTATAAAAATGCGCCGCATTTATATGCAGTTGCTCCAACTATACTCAAATTTCTGGGACTTACTGCACCTGCCAGCTATGACGGTCAGAGTCTGATTAATTTCTAAACTTATACGATCAGTACAGCCTGCAGATTCAGCGAGTAAATCTGCAGGCTGTGCTGCTTATTTCTTCAGTTCATTTTTATAAACAGTTCCTCCCTTCATGACAAACGGAATTTGTTCCAGTAAAGTAATATCTGTCAGAGGATCATCTTTCAATGCCACCAGATCGGCATATTTACCTGCACTTAATGAACCCACTTTATTTTTCCATCCTAATAAATCGGCTGCATTAATTGTGGCAGCCTGTATGGCCTGCATAGGAGTCAGGCCAAATTTTACCATATATTTAAACTGTTTACCGTTCCAGCCGTGGGGATAGACACCCGCATCTGTACCAAATGCTATTTTAACGCCGGCTTTGACTGCCCGCTGAAAACTCAGCCGCTGTGCTTTACCTACCAGTTTTTCTTTATTGATGATCTTTTCAGGCGTTCCGTGTTTGGCATAATCACTTAAAATATAATCATCATTATAAATGTCAGCTACCAGATAAGTGCCATGAGTTTTCATCAGACTAATAGCCTCATCATCCAGAAAGCTGCCATGTTCTATAGAAGCAACCCCCGCTTTGACTGCCATTTTTATAGCGACAGTACCATGTGCATGTGCACAGGTTTTTAGTCCCCAGAGATTTGCTTCCTGGACAATAGCATTCATTTCTTCCTGCGAGAATTGTGGTGCACCAACACTGGTCTCTTCGGTGAGTACGCCGGCACTTGCACCAAATTTTATAACTTCTGCACCATATTTTATATTATAGCGTACCTGGGCCCTTACACCTTCCACACCATTGGCTACACCAGTCATTTGTTTTGGCGTAATCCAGTCCAGATAAGGAGAAAAACCATTAAGATCCCCATGACTACCTGTACTGCCAATAAATAAAGTAGCAACCAGCATTCGCGGACCGGGTATATCACCCCGGTTAATTGCATTTCTTAAGGATACATCAATGAACGCTGAGGCACCTACGTCCCGGCAGGCTGTGAAACCTGCTTCCAGCGTTCGTTTTGCATATAAAGGTGCAACTATAGCCAGGTCCACAGGTGTTTTGCGGAAAATGTCATCATAATAATTCTCGCCAGGCTGAAATGTCAGGTGGGTATGGCAATCAATCAGTCCGGGCAGTACTGTAGCATTGCTCAAATCGATGATTGTGGCATTAGCCGGTATGGCAATATTGGAGCCTATGCTTTTTATCGTATCATGATCAATCAAAATCAGTTGATTATACAGGACTTTTCCTTGTTCCACATCAATCAGTCTGCCGGCTTTAATCAGTTTTACTGAATCGTTTTGTTGTTGTGCAGCGCAGGTTATGGGTAAGCCGAGCAGGCATAGGGTAATGAATTTTAAGCAGAAATTTTTCATTTTAAGGGCGTGTTTAATTGATCAGCTTAATATAAGCAATTCCCTGATTTGTAATCTGATGGTCAGAGAAATTCATTATAATCGCCCTTAATTGTGCTGAAAGTGCTTTTTATTAAAATTGAACCATTCATGTCATTAGCTGCTTTTATCCTTTCAATGTTATTATTTAAAAAATTGTGAATAATAATTGCCCAGCAGTGATATATTGATTATCTCTATGTACTGGTTGATCAGATCACTCCGGTTTATCGTCCCGAGGATGCCTACCTGGCGGTGCTTGTCTCTTCATTAAACCAAATTGATGCTGGTGTTACTACAGTAGTGGATACTTTGCAGGTAGCACATTTTATGGAACATGTTGATGCATTGATCAGAGGGTTAAAAGATGGAGGAAGACGTGCTATGCTGTCCTTTTCGGGTGGCGCAGGACCGAATATCCCGTTTCCTGATGATATTTACCGGGTCAGTAAGACCTATTTTTCTTCTAAAGATCAGTTGCTGACTTTGGCCATGGGAGCTGAACTATTCAATAAGGATTTCAGAACACACTGGGCAATGGCCAGAAAATTGGGAATCTCTATTGTTTCGCATATGCCTGTAAACAATGTGACAGGCACAGTGGTAACCTTAATGGAGCGGATGAATGTGGATACGGTAATTATTGCAGGAAAAATTAAAAAATACAGAGGTAAGCTGCTGGAGGTGAATACAGCAGATCTGAACAGCAAAATAATTAAATCAAGAGATTACCTGTTTGAAAAATCCGGTCTGAAGAAAGCTTTGTTTTAAGAAGTTACATAGAATAATTAATATCACTATGAACAGGATATATCCTGTTCATAGTGATTGCTGGCTGCAGACAGCCGCCTTTTTATTTTATTAACCAGTAAACGGGGAGCGATCACTTTAACAGCCTCTCCGAAACCCAGAATTTCACGTTCCAGCTCAAAATTCAACACCACATCAATACGAAAAACAGTGCTTTTTTCATTTTTACTGATTACTGTCTGAGACTGATGAATAGGTTTTGTAATTACATAGGGAGAATGTGTATTCTCAAATTCCAGAATAACCTTTTGAGCCCGGTCATTTTCACTTTTGGTAACTCCGAGCAGATCATCAAAATAACGGTCAAAATCAATACCCTGATAAGCAATGAATTCTTCATTCGGTAACTCCTGGAATTCTATAATCCTGTCCAGTGCTAAAGTCATCAGTCCGTTTTTTTTCTTTGCTTTGACTATCAGAAACCAGCGGTTCCGGTATTCTTTCAGTAAATAAGGGTAGTAAATTCCCTGTTGAGACAGCTGTGCTTTAAAGGATTTGTATTCGATCAGTAATGACCGCTTATTTAAAATAGCCTGATATAAAGCCGGAATACAGGATAATCCTTTAACCAGTTTGTTACTTTCCAGCTGAATATGATTTCCGCTCTGTCTGGTCGATTTGTTCAGATTGTTTTCCAGACGTGCAATCATATCACTCATGTCGTCGAAATAGTTAAAAGCGGTGAACTGTTTTAAAACACCAACAATTTCTTTCATTTTATCTACATCAGTATTGTTGATCGGAACCTTTGTAATACTATAGGTTGTATCCTCATAAAGATAAAAACGTCTGTCTTTGACAACAATCGGTGCATTATAACCCAGCTTATCACTTCTCATTAACTGAATATCGGCCTGTATGGTACGTTTGCTTACACCGGTAGTGATCCCTTCGAGTTCATAAAGGGCGCTGGAAACTTTTTCAATCAGGTCTTCCAATGTCCATTTGCGGAAGCGGTTTTTTAAACAATCGTCAATTGTTTTATAGCGGATTAATGCGAGTTTATGAATAGCCATAAGGAGCAGATTTCAAAAATGGAAGATAATTCCTGCTGTAAATATAGAGATTAGAATTTTATCTGCGCAGTGTAATTGCGTAGTTGTCTTGTTTTAAACCCTGTTATAGAATTATTTTAATTTTATATTTCTGATTATTAGTTGATTATGTTTTTTTTGTTGTTGAATGATTTTTACTGCGCAGATATACTGCGTATAAGCACCTGCATATTTGTAATGTCGCTCAGCGATATGGTTCTTTGATAAATTTTATAACAATATAAAGATATTCCCGAAAGGGGATGGCAGCCTCATGATTTCCTGTCCATAGTTGAGGGTTTCTGTATAGCCCCATAGTATTAATGCAATTGCAATTAATATACTGACATGGATTTTATGATCAGCTGTTGTTTAATGCTGCGTGTCGTGGGTTCGAATCCCACTCCTGGAAACAGGATAGATCAGTGGTAGATCATCAGCTTAACCTGCAGGTTCGAATCCTGTTTCCAATTTGATTGGAATCGCATAACTGGTATTGCAAAGCCGGACGAAAGTCCACTAAAAAGACGACAAATTTCAAATGTCTTAAACCTGGCGCTGCAAATCGCATTTGGCTGAAAGGGATTTATAATACCCTGAAGCAATTTGAATTTTGCTTTGCAGGTGAAAAGGAAGAAGAAGGAATTTGAAAATCAAATTGCTTAAAAACAGAAAGACAATAGCTGTAAAGGATATTGGTCTGCCTGTCTAAAGTATATTTCATCCTTAAAGACGTTGTTTTTCCATTTACCTCCGCAAAAGAGAATGAGTGTCTTTTGCAGCGCTTTATGATCAATTAATTAAATCATGTCAGTTGAAGCTGACAAAAAAAAAGATAATATGAAAAGAGTTACGATAGGTACCAACTATGTTGGA
This portion of the Pedobacter lusitanus genome encodes:
- a CDS encoding class I SAM-dependent methyltransferase, with product MKQNKYDDPDFFDNYSQMPRSTGGLNAAGEWQVFKALLPELKDKKILDLGCGFGWHCRYAREQHAQSVIGVDLSENMLKRAKESSDDAAIEYLQLAIEDIDFAAEQFDVVISSLAFHYVEDFAAVCKKVNHALKPGGSFVFSAEHPVFTSLASQDWYYDENGNRLHWPVDGYQNEGQRVARFLDNDVIKYHRTLETHINTIIDAGFRITKISEPQPSKEVLEEYPEMKDETRRPIFLLIAAVKN
- a CDS encoding class I SAM-dependent methyltransferase, whose protein sequence is MKNKLYKEFASYYADVTNDRDFKAQLELILDTYDSNNPCRSFLELFAGQSLHSIEALKKNDIDVWAIDSSAEMKQLAIAEGFQNPAQYIVNDLPEAILDTAGLTKFDCITCLYNGLSILNMEGVYHLLKNCRQKLNDNGKLFVEMHDIFLMTEYLSDPKIHYTELKNSRGEHIEYAWPSGKIKWNPYNYRAEVPVQFLIKSSQRTDTIEFTSYDHIYCAEHIIFLASLHGFQARILTDISAWKALFSNAIILELSVGDKNLND
- a CDS encoding alkaline phosphatase family protein, with translation MKKSNQIQISLLLIFCTLATWYGCKAIGAEGAGPGNTTTQSGKTKKVLFIGIDGLVWRTITTVNAPVLKGLMDNSWTSTNALAEIPTWSSNGWSALLTGTGVAKHKASDNSFSNADFKNYPSFFHVIKAGLPDARTGSFVTWAPINDKIIAQEDATFRNSTGSDDATEKGLIKEISTNNPDVLFVQFDDVDHAGHAENFKPTTPSYVAAVKIVDQRVSRVLEAVKARPAYKDEDWLIVVAADHGGDNSHGGPSYLEQNSFIILNNAAIAPKLVEGEPVSVVETKPNTVTAVNLQKDVYGEFPALPALDLSSTGSFTLEFSVRALSAVSDPVIIGNKNWNSGYNKGIIISSNKGKIRANFGEGTSNRLDVDGIDLTDQNWHHVAVVVNRTTKKVILYDGGIQMAEGDISKVGDLQSGLTFKMGQDGTGKYSAAFTGNIADLRIFKAALPANTISTYAFADIDNHHPNQNDLVLNTKGNDGSGSIYAGNGTPDVSIKSNNGVTVSWSNITAAVFVKKTTDYKNAPHLYAVAPTILKFLGLTAPASYDGQSLINF
- a CDS encoding metal-dependent hydrolase family protein is translated as MKNFCLKFITLCLLGLPITCAAQQQNDSVKLIKAGRLIDVEQGKVLYNQLILIDHDTIKSIGSNIAIPANATIIDLSNATVLPGLIDCHTHLTFQPGENYYDDIFRKTPVDLAIVAPLYAKRTLEAGFTACRDVGASAFIDVSLRNAINRGDIPGPRMLVATLFIGSTGSHGDLNGFSPYLDWITPKQMTGVANGVEGVRAQVRYNIKYGAEVIKFGASAGVLTEETSVGAPQFSQEEMNAIVQEANLWGLKTCAHAHGTVAIKMAVKAGVASIEHGSFLDDEAISLMKTHGTYLVADIYNDDYILSDYAKHGTPEKIINKEKLVGKAQRLSFQRAVKAGVKIAFGTDAGVYPHGWNGKQFKYMVKFGLTPMQAIQAATINAADLLGWKNKVGSLSAGKYADLVALKDDPLTDITLLEQIPFVMKGGTVYKNELKK
- a CDS encoding helix-turn-helix transcriptional regulator, producing the protein MAIHKLALIRYKTIDDCLKNRFRKWTLEDLIEKVSSALYELEGITTGVSKRTIQADIQLMRSDKLGYNAPIVVKDRRFYLYEDTTYSITKVPINNTDVDKMKEIVGVLKQFTAFNYFDDMSDMIARLENNLNKSTRQSGNHIQLESNKLVKGLSCIPALYQAILNKRSLLIEYKSFKAQLSQQGIYYPYLLKEYRNRWFLIVKAKKKNGLMTLALDRIIEFQELPNEEFIAYQGIDFDRYFDDLLGVTKSENDRAQKVILEFENTHSPYVITKPIHQSQTVISKNEKSTVFRIDVVLNFELEREILGFGEAVKVIAPRLLVNKIKRRLSAASNHYEQDISCS